Proteins co-encoded in one Microcella sp. genomic window:
- a CDS encoding response regulator transcription factor, with the protein MAVLIVEDDDRLMDALRAFLRKAGYDTVSAADAAQALEALGTDTEVVLLDLGLPDMDGIELCRRIRERSGVPIIIATARSHVQERIRGLRAGADDFVVKPYNVLELVARIEAVTRRSRSLVAEPVQEQVIDVSGTRIDLSARQLIVDGHPVELTRTEFDILAVLARYPGVVVPRERIIREVWQTDWHAFSRSLEVHVGSIRRKTGRGDLIETVRGIGYRFAGR; encoded by the coding sequence ATGGCCGTTCTGATCGTCGAGGACGACGATCGACTCATGGATGCGCTGCGCGCGTTTCTGCGCAAGGCCGGCTACGACACGGTCAGCGCCGCGGATGCCGCTCAGGCGCTCGAGGCCCTCGGCACTGACACCGAGGTTGTGCTTCTCGATCTCGGTCTGCCCGACATGGACGGCATCGAGCTCTGTCGTCGAATCCGCGAGCGGTCAGGAGTGCCGATCATCATCGCCACCGCCCGCAGTCATGTTCAGGAGCGCATCCGGGGCCTGCGAGCCGGCGCGGACGACTTCGTCGTCAAGCCCTACAACGTGCTCGAGCTGGTGGCACGCATCGAGGCGGTCACGCGGCGGTCGCGGTCGCTCGTGGCGGAACCGGTTCAGGAGCAGGTCATCGACGTGTCGGGAACGCGGATCGATCTGTCGGCTCGCCAGTTGATCGTCGACGGACACCCGGTTGAGCTGACGCGCACCGAGTTCGACATCCTTGCCGTACTCGCTCGGTATCCCGGGGTTGTCGTGCCGCGTGAGCGCATCATCCGCGAGGTCTGGCAGACCGACTGGCACGCCTTCAGTCGTTCGCTCGAGGTGCACGTCGGCTCCATTCGGCGCAAGACCGGGCGAGGCGACTTGATCGAGACGGTGCGCGGCATCGGCTATCGATTCGCGGGGAGGTAG
- a CDS encoding TrmH family RNA methyltransferase codes for MIDNPRSPRVRAAAKLAKKNQRAETGLFLLEGPQAVAEALQYRPELIVEIFATQAALDRYVGIGRAAADAGCRVEQVTDAVLETIADTVTPQGVVAVCRQFPLSLDELLSRRPRLVAVLEEVRDPGNAGTIIRVADAAGADAVILSGTSVDVFNPKVVRATTGSLFHVPVVVGVALEPTLQKLREAGSRILAADISGDDLLAVRSDGHLDGPTAWLFGNEARGLTREQLDLADRAVIVPIYGKAESLNLATAAAVCLYESAFAQRA; via the coding sequence GTGATCGACAACCCGCGCTCGCCGCGCGTGCGCGCCGCCGCGAAGCTGGCCAAGAAGAACCAGCGCGCCGAGACCGGCCTGTTCTTGCTCGAAGGCCCGCAGGCCGTCGCCGAAGCACTGCAGTACCGCCCGGAGCTCATTGTCGAGATCTTCGCCACGCAAGCCGCTCTCGACCGCTACGTCGGTATCGGGCGCGCGGCGGCCGACGCCGGATGCCGTGTCGAGCAGGTGACGGATGCCGTGCTCGAGACCATCGCCGACACCGTGACGCCGCAGGGTGTCGTCGCGGTCTGCCGCCAGTTTCCCCTTTCCCTCGACGAGCTGCTAAGCCGTCGCCCGCGCCTCGTCGCCGTGCTCGAAGAAGTGCGCGACCCGGGCAACGCGGGCACGATCATCCGCGTCGCGGATGCGGCAGGTGCTGACGCCGTCATCCTCAGCGGCACGAGCGTCGACGTCTTCAACCCGAAGGTCGTGCGGGCGACGACCGGGTCGCTTTTCCACGTGCCCGTCGTCGTGGGTGTGGCTCTCGAGCCGACCCTGCAGAAGCTGCGCGAGGCAGGCAGCCGTATTCTTGCGGCCGACATCTCGGGCGACGACCTGCTCGCAGTGCGGTCAGACGGCCACCTCGATGGGCCCACGGCGTGGCTGTTCGGCAACGAGGCTCGTGGGCTCACTCGCGAGCAGCTCGACCTCGCCGACCGAGCGGTGATCGTGCCGATTTACGGCAAGGCCGAGTCGCTCAACCTCGCTACCGCCGCCGCGGTGTGCCTCTACGAGAGCGCCTTCGCCCAGCGGGCGTAG
- the rplT gene encoding 50S ribosomal protein L20: MARVKRAVNAHKKRRVILERAEGYRGQRSRLYRKAKEQVTHSLVYSYRDRRAKKGEFRRLWIQRINAASRANGLTYNRLIQGLGLAGVEVDRRMLAELAVNEPAAFTALVKVAKEALPADTSAPKTDAA, translated from the coding sequence ATGGCTAGAGTCAAGCGGGCGGTCAATGCCCACAAGAAGCGTCGGGTCATCCTCGAGCGGGCCGAGGGCTACCGCGGTCAGCGGTCGCGCCTCTACCGCAAGGCCAAAGAGCAGGTCACGCACTCGCTGGTCTACTCGTACCGCGACCGCCGTGCGAAGAAGGGCGAGTTCCGCCGTCTCTGGATCCAGCGCATCAACGCCGCTTCGCGCGCGAACGGCCTGACGTACAACCGCCTCATCCAGGGCCTCGGCCTGGCTGGCGTCGAGGTCGACCGTCGTATGCTCGCCGAGCTCGCGGTCAACGAGCCCGCGGCCTTCACGGCGCTCGTCAAGGTCGCCAAGGAGGCCCTTCCGGCCGACACCTCGGCACCGAAGACCGACGCGGCGTAG
- the rpmI gene encoding 50S ribosomal protein L35 has translation MPKQKTHSGAKKRFKLTGSGKVMKQGAGMRHNLEKKSSKVTRRLNREVVLAPQDAKVIKKLIGKK, from the coding sequence ATGCCCAAGCAGAAGACGCACTCCGGTGCCAAGAAGCGCTTCAAGTTGACCGGCTCCGGCAAGGTCATGAAGCAGGGCGCCGGCATGCGCCACAACCTTGAGAAGAAGAGCAGCAAGGTCACGCGCCGCCTGAACCGTGAGGTCGTTCTTGCTCCGCAAGACGCCAAGGTCATCAAGAAGCTCATCGGCAAGAAGTAA
- the infC gene encoding translation initiation factor IF-3 codes for MPEVRLVGPAGEQVGVVKIEVALRLAQEADLDLVEVAPNSKPPVVKIMDYGKFKYEAAQKAKEARRNQANTILKEVRFRLKIDKHDYETKRKRAEGFLQAGDKVKAMILFRGREQSRPEQGVRLLQRFAEDVAEYGTVESTPMIDGRNMVMIIGPLRNKADAKAEQMAARAATKAARKENEAAPAAEAPAKAPAAKKAVVAEPQETAVADQPDEKPAAAKKPATAKPAAAKPTAAKSAAAKPAAAKPTAKAASKTPTTTTDGASATAE; via the coding sequence GTGCCTGAGGTACGCCTCGTCGGCCCCGCCGGAGAGCAGGTCGGAGTCGTCAAGATCGAGGTGGCACTGCGCCTGGCCCAAGAAGCCGACCTCGATCTGGTCGAGGTCGCCCCCAACTCGAAGCCGCCCGTGGTCAAGATCATGGATTACGGCAAGTTCAAGTACGAGGCGGCGCAGAAGGCGAAAGAGGCGCGTCGCAACCAGGCGAACACGATCCTCAAAGAGGTGCGCTTCCGCCTGAAGATCGACAAGCACGACTACGAGACCAAGCGCAAGCGCGCCGAAGGCTTCTTGCAGGCGGGCGACAAGGTCAAGGCCATGATCCTGTTCCGCGGCCGCGAGCAGTCGCGCCCCGAGCAGGGTGTGCGCCTGCTGCAGCGCTTCGCCGAAGACGTCGCCGAGTACGGCACCGTCGAGTCGACCCCCATGATCGACGGCCGCAATATGGTCATGATCATCGGCCCGCTGCGCAACAAGGCTGACGCCAAGGCCGAGCAGATGGCGGCTCGTGCAGCCACCAAGGCGGCGCGCAAAGAGAATGAGGCTGCTCCGGCAGCTGAGGCTCCTGCGAAGGCTCCTGCTGCGAAGAAGGCAGTCGTCGCCGAGCCGCAGGAGACCGCGGTCGCCGATCAGCCTGACGAGAAGCCAGCTGCAGCGAAGAAGCCGGCCACTGCGAAGCCGGCGGCAGCCAAGCCGACGGCAGCCAAGTCCGCTGCAGCCAAGCCTGCGGCCGCGAAGCCCACAGCGAAGGCTGCGAGCAAGACCCCCACGACCACCACCGACGGCGCTTCGGCGACGGCGGAGTAG
- a CDS encoding DUF1844 domain-containing protein, which produces MSELDADIDPARDIADVPAVEIINTVAVHLLSAAAVKCGLSEHGDDEIDLAEARKLIVALAGLITAASPELGDHHARVLRDGLRSVQLAFREASPFPDAPGMGPGEKLTGPVN; this is translated from the coding sequence ATGAGCGAGCTAGACGCCGACATCGACCCCGCCCGCGACATCGCCGATGTGCCGGCCGTCGAGATCATCAACACGGTCGCCGTGCACCTGCTCAGCGCCGCCGCGGTGAAGTGCGGGCTCTCGGAACACGGCGACGACGAGATCGACCTGGCCGAGGCGCGCAAGCTCATCGTCGCACTCGCCGGCCTCATCACTGCCGCGTCGCCCGAGCTCGGCGACCACCACGCGCGCGTACTGCGCGACGGTCTGCGGTCGGTACAGCTCGCGTTCCGCGAAGCCTCGCCTTTTCCCGATGCACCCGGCATGGGTCCGGGCGAGAAGCTCACGGGTCCGGTGAACTAG
- a CDS encoding SseB family protein, translating to MSPAADSAGQPWQGRHFEPNTNADDDGSAPEAFLRARSAFRAGELTLASFVDSLRTCRFLIPLVAVAGETSVTDHGLVVDKSQELSIITVAGPDGRPILPVFSSVAAMSRWRPDARPVPADAVRVALAAASEHTDRIVIDPRSGGDEVVLPRPAVWAIAQGAPWVPAVDDAEVLEAIARPAAQHPQIWAVSLIAGDEQARGVAPEVIVRLAVEPGLDAEGLRTIVQSLSAAWAQDATVAERIDSMSVQPVAAEPL from the coding sequence ATGTCGCCGGCCGCTGACTCGGCTGGCCAACCCTGGCAAGGTCGGCATTTCGAGCCCAACACGAACGCCGACGACGACGGCTCAGCGCCCGAGGCCTTCCTTCGCGCGCGGTCGGCCTTCCGGGCTGGCGAGCTGACCCTCGCAAGCTTCGTTGACAGTCTGCGCACCTGTCGCTTCTTGATCCCCCTCGTCGCGGTCGCGGGCGAGACGAGCGTCACCGATCACGGTCTCGTCGTCGACAAGAGTCAAGAACTGTCGATCATCACGGTCGCTGGCCCCGACGGGCGCCCGATCCTGCCGGTGTTCTCGTCGGTCGCCGCGATGTCGCGGTGGCGGCCGGATGCTCGGCCCGTGCCGGCCGACGCTGTGCGCGTCGCCCTCGCGGCGGCGAGCGAGCACACCGATCGCATCGTGATCGACCCTCGGTCGGGCGGTGACGAGGTCGTTCTGCCCCGGCCGGCCGTGTGGGCGATCGCGCAGGGCGCGCCCTGGGTGCCGGCCGTCGATGATGCCGAAGTGCTCGAGGCGATTGCGCGGCCCGCGGCACAGCATCCACAGATCTGGGCGGTCTCGCTTATTGCCGGAGACGAGCAGGCGCGGGGAGTCGCGCCTGAAGTGATCGTGCGACTCGCGGTCGAGCCTGGCCTCGACGCCGAGGGCTTGCGAACGATTGTGCAGTCGTTGAGCGCCGCCTGGGCTCAGGATGCGACCGTTGCCGAGCGCATCGACTCGATGTCGGTGCAGCCGGTTGCCGCCGAGCCGCTCTAG
- the priA gene encoding bifunctional 1-(5-phosphoribosyl)-5-((5-phosphoribosylamino)methylideneamino)imidazole-4-carboxamide isomerase/phosphoribosylanthranilate isomerase PriA, translating to MSEFSTIPALTLLPAVDVAGGKAVRLTQGEAGTETSYGDPIDAAHEWADQGAEWIHLVDLDAAFGRGSNRSIIKKVVKTTPRNVNIELSGGIRDDATLEAALATGAKRINLGTAALENPEWAAHVIAEYGEAIAVGLDVRGTTLAARGWTEEGGDLWSVLERLESAGCARYVVTDVTKDGTLKGPNLDLLRSVMERTHRPVIASGGVASLDDIAALRELVPLGLEGAIVGKALYAGAFTLPEALDVAGR from the coding sequence ATGAGCGAGTTCTCGACGATCCCCGCCCTTACGCTCCTTCCGGCGGTGGATGTCGCAGGGGGCAAGGCCGTGCGCCTCACGCAAGGTGAAGCCGGCACCGAGACGAGCTACGGCGACCCCATCGATGCCGCTCACGAGTGGGCAGACCAGGGCGCAGAGTGGATTCACCTCGTCGACCTCGACGCGGCATTCGGTCGCGGCAGCAACCGCTCGATCATCAAGAAGGTGGTCAAGACGACCCCTCGCAACGTCAACATCGAGCTCTCGGGCGGCATTCGCGACGACGCGACGCTCGAGGCGGCGCTCGCGACGGGCGCGAAGCGCATCAACCTCGGCACCGCCGCGCTCGAGAACCCCGAGTGGGCGGCGCACGTCATCGCCGAGTACGGCGAGGCGATCGCGGTCGGGCTCGACGTGCGCGGCACGACTCTTGCAGCTCGTGGCTGGACAGAAGAGGGCGGCGATCTATGGTCGGTGCTCGAGCGGCTCGAGTCGGCAGGCTGCGCCCGTTATGTCGTCACCGACGTCACGAAAGACGGCACGCTCAAGGGCCCGAACCTCGACCTGCTGCGCTCGGTCATGGAGCGCACCCACCGCCCGGTGATCGCGTCGGGCGGCGTGGCGAGCCTCGACGACATCGCCGCGCTGCGTGAGCTCGTGCCGCTCGGTCTCGAGGGCGCGATCGTCGGCAAGGCGCTCTACGCCGGTGCCTTCACCCTGCCCGAAGCGCTGGATGTCGCCGGCCGCTGA
- the hisH gene encoding imidazole glycerol phosphate synthase subunit HisH, whose amino-acid sequence MSAPDVVVLDYGSGNVHSAAKALEAAGARVELTADRDRVLAADGLLVPGVGAFSAVMDALRAVRGDELIDRRLAGGRPVLGICVGQQVMFESGEERGVVTAGLGQWPGTVTALRAPTVPHMGWNTVEADDDSRLFAGLHDERFYFVHSYAAHEWTLDPHPAIPAPIVTWAEHGERFIAAVENGPLTSTQFHPEKSGAAGLRLLSNWLGTF is encoded by the coding sequence GTGAGCGCTCCTGACGTGGTCGTGCTCGACTACGGCTCTGGCAACGTGCATTCGGCGGCGAAAGCCCTCGAGGCCGCCGGGGCCCGAGTCGAGCTGACGGCCGACCGTGATCGCGTGCTGGCCGCCGACGGACTACTGGTTCCCGGCGTGGGGGCATTCAGCGCGGTGATGGATGCTCTCCGCGCGGTGCGCGGCGACGAGCTCATCGATCGGCGGCTCGCGGGCGGTCGGCCCGTGCTCGGCATCTGCGTGGGTCAGCAGGTGATGTTCGAGAGCGGAGAGGAGCGGGGCGTCGTGACTGCCGGGCTCGGGCAGTGGCCCGGCACGGTGACAGCCCTGCGCGCCCCGACCGTGCCCCACATGGGCTGGAACACTGTCGAGGCCGACGACGACTCGAGGCTCTTCGCGGGCCTGCACGACGAGCGGTTCTATTTCGTGCACTCCTACGCCGCCCACGAGTGGACGCTCGACCCGCACCCGGCGATTCCAGCGCCGATCGTCACGTGGGCCGAGCACGGCGAGAGGTTCATCGCGGCGGTCGAGAACGGTCCGCTGACGAGCACGCAGTTCCACCCCGAAAAGTCGGGCGCGGCAGGCCTGCGGCTGCTGAGCAATTGGCTGGGCACTTTCTGA
- the hisB gene encoding imidazoleglycerol-phosphate dehydratase HisB encodes MSTPRIAELSRETSESSIELRIDLDGTGRSSISTTVPFFDHMLTAFAKHALVDLDISASGDTDIDVHHTVEDTGIVLGTAIARALGDKAGIARFGDALVPLDEALAQAVVDISGRPYLVHTGEPAGFEHHLIGGHFTGSMVRHVFEAITMHAGLTVHLTVLAGRDPHHIAEAEFKAFARAFRQAVQLDARVHGIPSTKGAL; translated from the coding sequence GTGAGTACCCCCCGCATTGCCGAGTTGAGCCGTGAGACGAGCGAATCGTCGATCGAGTTGCGCATCGACCTCGACGGCACCGGTCGTTCGTCGATCTCGACCACCGTGCCGTTCTTTGACCACATGCTGACGGCGTTTGCCAAGCACGCGCTCGTCGACCTCGACATCTCGGCGAGCGGTGACACCGACATCGACGTGCACCACACGGTCGAAGACACCGGCATTGTGCTCGGCACCGCGATTGCTCGCGCGCTCGGTGACAAGGCGGGCATTGCCCGGTTCGGCGATGCGCTCGTGCCGCTCGACGAGGCGCTCGCGCAGGCCGTGGTCGACATCAGCGGCAGGCCCTATCTCGTGCACACGGGCGAGCCGGCGGGGTTCGAGCACCACCTCATCGGCGGCCACTTCACGGGCTCGATGGTGCGCCACGTCTTCGAGGCGATCACGATGCACGCGGGCCTCACGGTGCACCTCACTGTGCTCGCCGGCCGCGACCCGCACCACATTGCCGAAGCCGAGTTCAAGGCTTTCGCGCGAGCGTTCCGCCAGGCCGTGCAGCTCGACGCGCGCGTGCACGGCATTCCGTCGACGAAAGGCGCGCTCTGA
- a CDS encoding histidinol-phosphate transaminase, with amino-acid sequence MTTLDDLPIRDDLRGLTPYGAPQKTVRIALNVNENTHPVPDEVIAHVLAAVARELQSVNRYPDREFTRLREHLAQYLGDGVTPEQIWAANGSNEVIQHILQAFGGPGRSVLGFPPTYSMHSIIAAGTGTRWLAGDRDDDFALTPATAVSAVKRFDPDLVFLCAPNNPTGTPLGLDTIAAVYEASRGIVMVDEAYAEFMPAGQPDALSLLPGRERLVVSRTMSKAFAFAGARLGYLAADPAVIDALRLVRLPYHLSALTQAAATAALEHAPTMLRTVDDIRRQRDRLVVELSALGYSPHESGANFVLFGGVDDPQATFRYLLNHDILIRDIGLAHHLRVTAGTEDETTEFLDVLAKMSR; translated from the coding sequence GTGACGACCCTCGACGATCTGCCGATCCGTGACGATCTGCGGGGCTTGACCCCGTACGGCGCACCCCAGAAGACGGTGCGCATCGCGCTCAACGTCAACGAGAACACGCATCCTGTTCCTGACGAGGTCATCGCGCATGTCTTGGCAGCGGTCGCACGCGAGCTGCAGTCGGTCAACCGCTATCCCGATCGCGAGTTCACGCGGTTGCGCGAGCATCTTGCTCAGTATCTCGGCGATGGTGTGACCCCCGAGCAGATCTGGGCTGCGAACGGCTCGAACGAAGTAATTCAGCACATTCTGCAGGCGTTCGGCGGCCCCGGACGCTCGGTGCTCGGCTTCCCGCCGACCTACTCGATGCACTCGATCATCGCGGCGGGCACGGGCACGAGGTGGCTCGCCGGCGACCGCGACGACGACTTCGCACTCACGCCCGCCACAGCAGTCTCCGCCGTCAAGCGATTCGATCCCGACCTCGTCTTTCTGTGCGCGCCCAACAACCCCACGGGCACACCGCTCGGTCTCGACACGATCGCCGCGGTCTACGAGGCCAGCCGTGGCATCGTCATGGTCGATGAGGCCTATGCCGAATTCATGCCGGCTGGGCAGCCCGATGCCCTCAGTCTGCTGCCCGGCCGAGAGCGGCTGGTCGTCTCGCGCACGATGAGCAAGGCGTTCGCCTTCGCCGGCGCTCGGCTCGGGTACCTGGCCGCCGACCCCGCGGTGATCGACGCTCTGCGGCTCGTGCGCCTGCCGTACCACCTCTCGGCCCTCACCCAGGCGGCGGCCACCGCCGCGCTCGAGCACGCCCCGACCATGCTGCGCACCGTCGACGACATCCGCCGCCAGCGTGATCGCCTCGTGGTCGAGCTCTCCGCACTGGGGTATAGCCCCCACGAGAGCGGGGCCAACTTCGTACTCTTCGGCGGCGTCGACGATCCGCAGGCGACCTTCCGCTACCTGCTCAACCACGACATCCTCATCCGCGACATCGGTCTCGCGCACCACCTGAGGGTCACGGCGGGCACCGAGGACGAGACCACAGAGTTCCTGGATGTGCTCGCTAAGATGAGCCGGTGA